The stretch of DNA ttgaatAACTGAATTtaaactatatttattatttctgtttaGAGACTATTAGTGGAAAAATGAATGGGTTttttaactgattataactCTCCACTTTTCTGTTCATGTCAGGATTACAGACAACATATTAGCCATGTCAAGGCCTTCAACAGAGAATATAGAAAAATACAACATCATTGAGCAGTTTCTGGGGTAAGTCTCAACAACACAAGGAATTCGGAGGCATTGATTTTGGAATGCTAAAAttgattacaataatgaataCATTTGGCAGACATTTCTATTAAGTTTTGGCTGTACGTCATTGTTTATATTGCTACATGACTTACATAACATTTAAAAGATACCTAGCTTTCAGTAGTCATGTTCTCAGAACATAAATGTTCTGAGAACATGAAATACTATATTATCGTCTGTATTCTGCTGTTGGGTAAGTAGTTCTATTTTTAAAGAGATGCATTTGcatttactgactgactgatagAGTGGTTAACCAAAAGCAGAACATGTGCAAGACGTGGCTGTAAGCTTGGTGCTACCTTTAAATCCCCAAGCTTCGGTTCACAGCTCAGGCAAAACTCTACCAATGAAGTTTATATTTTACAAGGGTCCTAACAAATTTTGAATACAGATCGTTTAATTGTCCAAATTAGagctgttatatatatatatatatatattttttttttttacatgaaatGGACAAAGAAAAATTTTATACTGCAAATGAGATCTATCTAtgtttacacttatatagcgcctttctagacacccaaggacgctttacaatccactctgctcagaacactcaatccacacacacacatactggtgagaagcggcagccaaacgcacacagcgtactcttgaccaagaacgaccgtccacctggaggactgcatcgggcactaggattggtttggtgtgttctccccgtgacaGCGTTGGTtttttccgggtgctccggtttcctcccacagtccaaaaacacacgttggcaggtggattggcaactcaaaagttgccaccgcgaccctgaactgaataagtggttaaagataatgaatgaatgaatgaatgttaacaaAGAtactgatatgaagcaccaaagctaaGAACCCTTAATATGTAGGCAATGTATTTTGGAAGCTACCTTCCTATTGTTGAAATGACAAAAGATGTATGACAAATGCTATGCAGTTGATGGTggtctggcaaaactaggcttgtttgtttttctctgtagaGAGGTTTTGCTGACACTTGACTTTTCCTAGGTGTGGCATAAAGACTGTAATTAACCTGCAGCGCCCTGGAGAGCATGCCAGCTGTGGTTATGCACTGGAGCCGGAGAGTGGGTTCACCTACCGCCCTGAGGTGTTCATGGAGGCCGGAGGTGAGTTAAACAGACATACTTTAGCCAGTAGAGTTAATGAAATCAAGCTCATCCCCACAGATTTACCACCACAGCACTAATTGcttcttattaatattatctCAGTGGTCCGAATGATGGAAAAACACAAGAGGTTGGATGGACTTTAATGTAATGAGCAATCAGGCAGTATGATTTACCACAGTCATTCCTATTATGAGACTTGGGAGGAAGGAAAGTATTGGTGAGGCTAACAAGCTCTCCTGAGATAGCAGCTTTTCCTTTACACACAGCTTCTGGTGAATTAGCAAATGCTCTCTAAAGGCTTAAGCTTATCATTGTACGTGCACAAAATGGAACACAGCTTTAGAGAGAAATCAGCGCTAATGAGATTTCTTCAGGTTGCTGACTGTATGGAAATCGAGTAGTTTGTTTACGTGATGTGGACACTGGTTGTTGCAGTGTTGATGGACATTTGACATGGCATTTGCATTTTGCATGCTATTTTTTGAGTTTGGCaagaataaatcattttaattacagACTGTCACTCTAAGTATATGTTTACTTAATTAAACAATCATTTTATTCTATTGTTGTCTTCTcctattttagtttatttttacaattttgGATGGAAGGACTATGGGGTTGCCTCTCTTACTACAATCCTTGACATGGTGAAAGTGATGTCTTTTGCCATGCAGGAGGGGAAAATGGCCATCCACTGTCATGCCGGGCTTGGAAGGACAGGTTAGTATTGATTAAAAGTTATTGCAGTAATATGGAGAATGTTTGGCGttaatttttgtaatatttccaTATTCATTATTCCTTTTTCAGTCAGATTCTGCAGTGTTCATGACTCATTACTACATGCAGTAATTATACATTCATGGAGGGCTCTCATTCTCCAGACTTGCAGCGCCACATGGTTGCCCTGATTAAACTCATAATTAGTTACAATGAGCAACCTGATTAGCATTTCCTGAAAAAACACAGGGCTTTCAAAGCAAGAGGAGTCTTGGAAGAATTGTAATGAGAATAAGAGAATTTAATAAATATGACCAGAATATTTTATTGATTAAATTAACCCGAcagcaattaataaaaaaatacactaaatggtttgtttgtgttactgaaatgaaattaataattaaataatccCCCAGTTTGATGCAGTTAACAAGCTTGCTTACACATCAACCTTCAACTTTAAATTCACCAGATCTTTAACTGTGAACTGTATTGCTGCACACTGGGTTGTAATAAAAAAGTATGTAAACACAGTGGTCCTAAAAAGCTACTTGTGTGATCGGGAGGCCAAAACACAGAGAAGAATCTCAGTTTTTATCCAAATACTTGTGGAGGGACCTTAATGCCTACAGGTTCTGTAAACCCTTCTGTGTTTAGGTCAGTGAAACACTACATACATTGCTCAGGAAATAACTGTTATATCTCGATGTTAATTAAGCTATGTCTCCTCCTTTCAGGCGTCCTGCTGGCCTGTTATTTTGTGTTCACGTCGAGAATGAGTGCAGATCAGGCAATTTTGTTTGTCCGTGCCAAACGGCCCAACTCCATCCAGACCCGTGGTCAGCTGCTGTGTGTTCGTGAGTTTGCCCAGTTCCTCGTGCCCCTGCGGAGTGTCTTCTCCAGCTCAGAGCCCAAAACCCACTCCGTGACGCTATATCAGTTCCTGACACGCCAGCGCCACCTGCTGCATGGCTATGAGGCACGCCAGATGAAGAATGTGCCAAAGATCGTCCACCTGGTCTGCAGGCTCCTGCTGGACATTGCAGAGAACAGAAGGACAGTGGAAGAAGAAGCACCAGAAATCCAAGACCTGACGGCAGAAGTGGAAAAAACGGTATCCCAGCAGGCTTTGCAGCAGTTGGGGAAGGAGCTGAGAGGGAAAGGGATTCCAGTGCTTACTTCTCGCTGTTCAGAACCATCTGCTTCAGTCGTCCTCAGTCAGCAGTCCGAAACCTCTGGCCACCGGGATCTTGAGCTGTTATGGCCCCAACAGAATGTAGTTCAGGGAAACACTAATGCTAACAAACCTCAGCGGCTGCCCTACTGTGGCCTGAGTGCCAGTGACTCTGCTTTGAACACACTGGACTCCAGGTGGCAGCAGTGTGCATGGCCCCCAGTGCCTGTTTCAAACCTTCTGACCAACCGTTCCTTATCTCAGAACAGGTTAGTCCCAGAATCCCCAGATCATTATTCCCACAGACTTGCTGTAACACCTGAAAGCTGCAGCAGCCCCAAACCAGATCTAACCAGATCATCTACCTCCCTCGAAGAACCCAAAACAGAACAGGAACGAAGTGAAGAACCCAAGAGGGAACCAGAACGGAGCCCTCGCTCCCCGGCTTTCAGAAGGCGCGTGCCATTGAAAGAGACAAAGCGCAGCAGGTCTTTGGGATTTTCAGGGAGCGGTGCCACTACTCTGTCCGTGTGGCAAATGGAAGAGAGTGGAGGAGAAGCTCAGTCAAACCAGGGCAATAACAAGCTCCTTAGTCGTCATGGAGACTCTGTAGCATACTGTAacagtacagagagagaaagcaatgTTCCATTCCTCTTGCTTCAGCTGGATCTTACTCCAGAGGCTCGGCATGTGCTGGTAGCTAAAGCTCTTGCAATGGACGTAGATGAGGAAGCCCTCAGGAACACTGTCTCAGCATGGCAGGTATGAGGAAAAACTTTATATCAACCTTACATAACTGTTGACAGAAAAGATCTGTTCCTGAATATCTCTGGAATTGTTCCTTTACTTTTATTTGCCTAGATATATAAAAAGGTCTATCCCTCTCGGGTGATTTTTGACTATAACGGTTTATCATAAATATTCATATGGTATAAATAATGGGTTATGATGGTCTTTTACCcaagtaatataatttatatattcagATTGGTCATCTGAATAGTATACAACACACAAACCATAAAATGAATCAATCCATTCAGTATTTTGTGGTCTGCCTAAtttagaaaacatgggatatTAGGATAATCCTAATATCAGTGGAAAGCCTATGGAGTTGCCGAAGAACAGGATTGATATAAGCCATGCATTTGGTGGAAGTCAGAACACTGCCTGCTGAGTTTTGGATGTACCGAAGATGATTAATCAGTTTAACTGGAAGACCGTAGTAAAGTGTAATCAATATGTAATCAAGAGTAAAGTAATCAATACGGGAAAATATAAAAGGGTTTATAAACATTGACGCATCACTGTCACTGAGCATAGCGCGTAAACCtgcatttacacatacacagatgaTCAAATACAGATTTGGTGACTGACTTGACATGGGGCTCAAAGGTAAGTGAAGACTCGAGGAGAAACCCTAGCTTTTTCACAACATGAGATGGCTTGATAGCAACACCATCAATGTCAACAGGAAAGTACAGTATATGAGTAAGAGAAAACTTTGTTTCGACAAGTAGAACTTCAGTTTTATCCGCATTCAATTTTAAACAGTTATTATTTAGCCAAAGTTTTAAACCTGCAATACATAAGCTCAAGGCATGGGCAGAGGCCGAGGGAGTAGAAGTTCTGATATAGACTTGAATATCATCAGTGTAGCAGTGGAATTTCAAACCATGATTACGAATGATCTGAGTGGAGAAATGATGAAAAGAAGAGGTCTGATAACAGATCCCTGGGGTACACCGTGATCCACTGGGACCATATGAGATTGATGAGAACCCAAAGTAATGTATTGATGCCTGTCAAAAAGGTATGATTGTAGCCACTGAAGAGCTAAGCCAGTTATGCCAACGGATGACAGTCTAGAAATGAGATTGTGATTAATGGTGTCAAAGGCAGCTGTTAGATCTAATAGAATCAAGATGTTGGTAAAACCGGTATCTATTGACAGCAGCAAGTCATTCACCACTCTTACCAGGGCATTCTCAGTAATGTGTAGGGAGCAAAAGCCAGACTGAAAATGCTCATATAAATTATTAGAGGACTGAAAGTCATGCAGATGAGAAGCTACAACTCTTTCCATGATTTTAGCCTGAAAAGGAAGGTTAGAAATAGATCTGTAGTTTATCAATAGGGACGGATCTAGACCTGGTTTCTTTAATATTGGGATGATTGCATCTACTTTGAGAGAAGGAGGAACAGAGCCTGATGAGAAAGACAGACATATTAATCAGATGAGCTATGAAAGGAGAAATAACAGAAACCACTTTAGAATATCAGTAGGAGCTGGGTCTGAGACGAACAAGATGATGATGTAGAAATAATCTCAGAGACAGTGGAAGAATTCACTGGGGCAAAAACTGAGAGGCAGTTATCAGGGGATAAGGAAACATTAGCAGTGTGTGTAGGCAGcggaaaatgcaaataaatcttATTGGTTTTATCCTGAAAGTAGTCCATAGTCCATTCTTGACACTGGCCAGAGATAGTAGAGACATATATTGAAGAAGGTTGAAGAAGGTTGTTAATGGTGTGAAAATGAGTTTTAGGCCTGTGTCTGCCAGAGTTTATCAGGTTCGAACAGAAAGAGGAATGGGCAGAGTTTAAGGCAACCTTATGATTAGATACGTGCTCAGTAAAAAGTGAGAGATGGATAGCAAGGCCAGATTTCTTATACAATGCTTGACCTTAGGTTTCATGAGTCTAAGTTCTGAAGTGAACCACAGGGACGTACGGGAGAGAGGAACTACTTTAGTCCTGACAGGAACAAGGGTGTTAATTATTGTTGAGACAGTGCTAATGTAATGTGTGACTAAATCTTCAGAAGATAGTTTAGAGAAATCAGATAAAGCAGAGGTCTGGAAAAGATGAGAAAATATATGAATGGAGATCGAAGAGAGATTACGAAATGAGACCGTTTATTTCCCAGAGGGTTTAAAAGGAGGCATAGCAAGACCATGCACAATGACTTTATGGTCAGAAAATCCCACAGTAAAACCAGTGAATTAAATACTATTGAGACCATGAGTACAAATCCCATTGAGAGAAATCAACATGTGGTGTGAGGCCAAAACAATTAAAGACATTACGGAGTTTGGTAGAGAGTACAGAACTGGAATCAATGTGGATGTTAAAGCCGGGAGAATGgcacagctcttttgcttttccactggccagatttggtacctggtccctggaactgagtaagttttcagtcccagctcacggTTCTAACTGtgcagagtaggtactaaatggtgatgtgtaaaccctgcaaagcactgactggccagagctatgtcaatcaccacgaaatgcagagctcatttaaatccagcacaaacttgccGCTTGTAAAATTTCTTAGGTTatagcagctttcacatttatatttattgggcttacaacagcagctcctaactttacctcaaggtgttttgaagaggtttatatgctccttggacCGATGACCGaacatgcaacaaggaaaactgatctgtgagaactgtggtgtggagccgtgttcagtccaaaaaactaaaacaacatgcaaatacacaatgagtaaacagcgcctaactttgccgccgccgttgttgtggttttcaaagccagaaATTCCTGTTAAAAAGACGTTATTTTGACGTCACCGGCTCCAATTCGCGGGGgtgccctgccagtggaaaggGGTCAAGTGCTAAGCGTGCCAAGCCGTGTCGAGTAGAGTCAGACCCATGTGGTAGAAAAGCACCAAAAGATAAAGCTGTAGTGAGGAATTCATTCAACTCGGATAAAAAATTATTAGCAGATGATTTTGGTGCGCGGTAAATCAGCAGCAGCTTCAATGACATAGAGGAGAGAACTTTCAGAGCAAACTTTTCAAaggttttaaaatgttcatCGCACTACAGAATACCACAGCTAGAAGACCTTCACTTTTACCAGTAAGACGTGGTTTAGATATATAAGAAAAACATGACGGAAGTGGAAACATGGGGACCAATGAATGTACTGAGGTGGACGCACAAAACCAAGAGTCTGACACAGATTAAGTGTCATAGGCAGGCAGCCCAAAAAACAATAATCCACATATAAAAGCAGCCAGACAGTGACATGGTAGATTTGTTAATCATCCAGCTAGACTTGTTGAAAACCACGGCAACAACACGAATGCTAGTAGCACCATACACGTTAGCCAACCCAGACGACCACAGTCCCAGCAGTTTGAGTACAGGAGAGTGTAACTGCCCGATACAGCATATTCAACCAACAACTTGACGAGGGGCGGAGACTCACTCATCGCAGCTGTAGTCAAAGGGAAGGAGAAGAAAGGCAGAGGGCTTGCACGTAGTAAAGTGACGAGCAAACAGCCATGGGGGATACGTCCAGAAAGAATCCAGGGTGCAAGTAAATTCAGGGAGTAGAACAACAAATTTTAAGTAACAGCAGCAGTAATAAAGGGACAAAAAAagccagtgagagagagaaacaaaggcaaattatatacacaataaacaaaattaGATGTAAACACTGGAGAGAAGAGGCAGCATTAACAAACGCACACTACATGCTCTCAAACGGAAGACAGACTATCAGAAAGAGTGAAGTGTGAATTTTGATGTTTTCTCTGATCTCTCTCATCAATTGCCTCTCATCCTCCAGACGGAGCTGAACTCCGGAGAAGGTGGCTGGGAGAGACTGTGTTTGGAGCGTGACCCACTGGTGCTCTCTACTCTCATGTGGTCATGGCTAGAGCAGCTGAAGGAGCCTGTAATCACCAAAGAGGACATTGAGGCTCTGACAGAAAATAACCACAGTCCTCTAAACGCACTCAACACAATGAACAAGGTAAGGAAAAAAGAAACGGTTCTGGAGTTTTGCCTGATTCATTGTATAAATGATCAATCCTGTTTTGGTAGTAATCATCTCATCCATCACCAGACACAAGTTGAATAATGAATCAGATAAATATATACACTACCTGGTGTGTCCTTCCTTACACAGTATCTCACAGCGACAACTCACAGCCACAGACAATAGATATGAAGGAGTTTTAATGGTGAATGTTAATTGGCATGATCGGTACGCTTTGgggtgtgttcagacttgtaGTTCAGTTCCTTTGGTCTGGAccaaacaagagaaaaatactgtccataggtgtgagtgtgtgagtgaatgtgtga from Hoplias malabaricus isolate fHopMal1 chromosome 5, fHopMal1.hap1, whole genome shotgun sequence encodes:
- the ptpdc1a gene encoding protein tyrosine phosphatase domain-containing protein 1 gives rise to the protein MAAGVSLLSDLPYSNTGSSSCRTAKNTEHIHPAMEPVSVRVPTAKYTKVGETLRHVIPGHMQCSMTCGGRACKYENPSRWSDEEQAIKGLYSSWITDNILAMSRPSTENIEKYNIIEQFLGCGIKTVINLQRPGEHASCGYALEPESGFTYRPEVFMEAGVYFYNFGWKDYGVASLTTILDMVKVMSFAMQEGKMAIHCHAGLGRTGVLLACYFVFTSRMSADQAILFVRAKRPNSIQTRGQLLCVREFAQFLVPLRSVFSSSEPKTHSVTLYQFLTRQRHLLHGYEARQMKNVPKIVHLVCRLLLDIAENRRTVEEEAPEIQDLTAEVEKTVSQQALQQLGKELRGKGIPVLTSRCSEPSASVVLSQQSETSGHRDLELLWPQQNVVQGNTNANKPQRLPYCGLSASDSALNTLDSRWQQCAWPPVPVSNLLTNRSLSQNRLVPESPDHYSHRLAVTPESCSSPKPDLTRSSTSLEEPKTEQERSEEPKREPERSPRSPAFRRRVPLKETKRSRSLGFSGSGATTLSVWQMEESGGEAQSNQGNNKLLSRHGDSVAYCNSTERESNVPFLLLQLDLTPEARHVLVAKALAMDVDEEALRNTVSAWQTELNSGEGGWERLCLERDPLVLSTLMWSWLEQLKEPVITKEDIEALTENNHSPLNALNTMNKGHRQTLLCILDCAAHLMKVPDEVETAVLDRTIKAFTRVSADSENGPMIFKALKEILIPVLNDLRSKAAEELESS